The following proteins are co-located in the Polystyrenella longa genome:
- a CDS encoding AAA family ATPase, translating into MNASSNGIEKIDTAHIRQSLDLILNRIGNTVVGQHRLLRGMLIGLLCRGHVLIEGVPGLAKTTAVSSLAGALGTEFRRLQFTPDLLPADIIGSEIYRPQNHQFEVQTGPIFANLILVDEINRAPAKVQSALLEAMQERQVTIGGNTLQLPDPFMVLATQNPIDQQGTYSLPEAQMDRFLMKLVVQYPSREEEQEILSRSLDLSQDQEKLPPVISNEEIRLASMSLQSIQVSQALRNYVIDLVTATREPERFDSGLTNLIRYGVSPRGTIALTHAARAEAFLSGREYVIPEDVRAVLEDVFRHRIALSYEALGEELTVDIVLANIIDRVPVP; encoded by the coding sequence ATGAATGCATCTTCGAATGGGATTGAAAAGATCGACACTGCTCACATCAGGCAATCACTCGACCTGATTCTAAACCGCATTGGGAATACGGTCGTCGGTCAGCATCGCCTATTGCGAGGCATGTTGATAGGACTGTTATGTCGCGGACATGTTCTGATTGAAGGTGTCCCTGGACTGGCGAAAACCACGGCTGTTTCCAGCCTTGCAGGGGCTTTGGGGACCGAGTTTCGACGCCTCCAATTTACTCCGGATCTATTACCCGCCGACATCATCGGAAGCGAGATTTATCGACCACAGAACCATCAGTTTGAGGTGCAGACAGGCCCTATCTTCGCCAATCTGATTCTCGTGGATGAAATTAATCGGGCTCCCGCCAAAGTGCAAAGCGCCTTGCTTGAAGCGATGCAGGAACGGCAGGTGACGATCGGAGGAAACACGCTGCAGCTACCAGACCCATTTATGGTGCTTGCCACGCAGAACCCTATCGACCAACAGGGAACTTATTCACTTCCCGAAGCACAGATGGACCGGTTTCTGATGAAGCTGGTGGTGCAGTATCCTTCTCGGGAGGAAGAACAGGAGATTTTGAGTCGTTCATTGGATCTGTCGCAGGATCAGGAAAAGCTGCCCCCAGTGATCTCCAATGAGGAAATTCGTCTGGCGAGTATGTCGCTTCAATCGATCCAGGTATCGCAAGCACTTCGAAATTACGTTATCGATTTGGTTACCGCGACTCGTGAGCCAGAACGATTTGATTCCGGATTAACCAACCTGATCCGGTATGGAGTGTCTCCCAGGGGAACGATCGCGTTAACGCATGCCGCCCGTGCAGAGGCATTTCTCTCCGGTCGAGAATACGTGATCCCCGAAGACGTCCGGGCTGTTCTGGAAGATGTCTTTCGACATCGAATCGCCCTCTCGTACGAGGCGCTCGGCGAAGAATTAACGGTTGATATAGTCCTGGCCAATATTATTGATCGGGTTCCCGTCCCGTAG
- a CDS encoding DUF58 domain-containing protein, with product MMSAQSSQPDSSAHLHQHRLLRDIHRLKIRCDSLIDQDFAGIYDSALKGSGIEFEETRPYQPGDDVRAMDWRVTARTGIPHIRQFREERHLTIHIVVDCSKSMQRTGRSSYVVAQEFSALITMLAVTEGDRVGLTMFSSEVNSTLPPEGGLSHAMRILHELIHAQSLDGETDIDSALQQVCRTQRRRSVLFLISDFLVTDLQRSLSIASAQHQIIPVYISDNADYELPPSGLLPTRDRETGEVRWIDAFSKAQRAAYYESEQIAQRRWDSLFQRLKSPPIKLNTESDVARELRKYFSRKDRAS from the coding sequence ATGATGTCCGCGCAATCATCTCAGCCCGACTCCTCAGCTCACCTACATCAGCATCGGTTGCTCCGCGATATTCATCGTTTGAAAATACGCTGCGATTCGCTGATCGATCAAGACTTTGCCGGCATTTATGATTCGGCATTGAAAGGGAGCGGAATTGAATTTGAAGAGACCAGACCCTATCAGCCAGGTGATGATGTTCGTGCAATGGACTGGCGAGTGACAGCAAGGACGGGAATCCCCCATATACGACAGTTCCGTGAAGAACGACATCTTACGATTCACATCGTGGTCGATTGCAGCAAGTCAATGCAACGCACAGGACGATCCTCTTACGTGGTCGCCCAAGAGTTTTCCGCACTCATAACCATGTTAGCAGTAACGGAAGGAGACCGGGTTGGTCTGACCATGTTCTCCAGTGAGGTAAACAGCACCCTCCCCCCTGAAGGAGGGCTATCGCATGCGATGCGGATCCTGCATGAACTCATTCATGCCCAGTCTTTGGACGGCGAAACGGACATCGATTCCGCGCTCCAACAGGTTTGTCGTACTCAACGGCGGCGAAGTGTCCTGTTTTTGATATCCGACTTTTTAGTGACGGACTTGCAGCGATCACTTTCGATTGCTTCCGCACAGCACCAGATTATCCCTGTCTACATATCTGACAATGCGGATTACGAGTTACCCCCTTCAGGATTACTCCCTACAAGAGATCGTGAAACGGGTGAAGTCCGTTGGATTGACGCATTCAGTAAAGCGCAACGTGCAGCCTATTATGAAAGTGAGCAAATTGCCCAGCGTCGCTGGGACTCTCTGTTCCAACGTTTGAAGTCGCCTCCAATAAAATTGAATACCGAATCAGATGTCGCTCGTGAATTGAGAAAATATTTCTCACGAAAGGATCGGGCATCATGA
- a CDS encoding DUF4381 family protein yields the protein MTCCKLAIAIMYCLMILSSAVSGSEEKFIFTVTASQHEVKIAEPVRLAFTAHIPTGWELAPPLLPEDFGDLHLINSTESTSHLAEQTIWTQQLILEGYAGGEHRVPAITLLLYSLPLNGEPQPGQPTSAQRVRQLTSNPLLIQVRSSRSSFLGGNKLRPIYNQVSLPWTWRRTLGTILVLICIALSIWLVRKFVESLQKRATSHRRLQNDLAQLNDDWLRNKITNSATLVELVVLLKQWLYTRDPGLQVERTTTEWKHHLQTQPDNSLNIESVATTIFALADRMNYVGIPPSTSDLHSCFQETRRLFAEAGDEISDVSTVKTFTSIPRESGSGP from the coding sequence ATGACCTGCTGCAAATTGGCGATTGCAATCATGTACTGCCTAATGATTCTCAGTTCAGCAGTGAGCGGATCTGAAGAAAAGTTCATATTCACCGTTACAGCCAGTCAGCACGAGGTGAAAATTGCTGAGCCAGTACGACTCGCATTCACCGCCCACATTCCAACGGGTTGGGAACTAGCTCCTCCCTTGCTTCCAGAGGACTTCGGCGATCTTCACCTCATTAACTCAACCGAATCGACAAGCCACTTGGCAGAACAGACAATCTGGACACAACAACTAATTCTAGAAGGTTATGCTGGCGGAGAGCATCGAGTCCCCGCAATCACTCTCTTGTTGTATTCCCTTCCACTGAATGGTGAACCTCAACCTGGGCAACCTACCAGTGCTCAGCGAGTTCGCCAGCTAACTTCCAATCCATTATTGATCCAAGTCCGTAGTTCGCGTTCCTCTTTCCTTGGGGGAAACAAACTACGTCCGATTTACAATCAGGTTTCACTCCCTTGGACATGGCGAAGGACATTGGGAACGATTCTTGTCCTCATCTGCATCGCCCTGTCGATTTGGCTTGTCCGTAAGTTCGTCGAATCTCTGCAAAAACGAGCGACATCTCATCGTCGACTTCAGAACGACCTTGCACAGTTGAACGACGATTGGCTTAGAAACAAAATTACTAATTCCGCCACGTTAGTCGAATTGGTCGTTCTTTTAAAACAATGGCTTTACACTCGCGACCCCGGACTTCAGGTTGAACGGACGACAACTGAGTGGAAACATCATTTACAAACGCAGCCCGATAACTCGTTGAATATCGAATCTGTAGCGACCACAATATTTGCTCTCGCGGATCGAATGAATTATGTCGGTATCCCACCTTCAACCAGCGACCTCCACTCATGCTTCCAAGAGACACGAAGACTATTTGCTGAAGCAGGTGATGAGATATCTGATGTCTCGACGGTCAAGACATTCACAAGTATTCCTCGTGAATCCGGATCGGGACCATGA
- a CDS encoding vWA domain-containing protein → MILNVQHIWILLLIPVVLGVLWFRSKHAASLNITWRVHLLQKTWRLRLRRILPWLRMTSLILIVIAAAGPFHWRDFGSIPVEGVAIELVVDRSGSMLEDDYYHDGERVTRLEAVSTAAAQFVFGDSENGVGRSDSIGLVTFAALAEIACPLTLDHEAVVAELERTEPAADYREDGTAIGDSWTLAISELRRIDEISPYPVSKTIILLTDGQQNSGRLSPERAAAFARHFGIKTYVIGLEPQSIQAEVARKRIEEERNRLEDLARSTGGQFFHVTQLSSLEEAYRDIYEQERTLVGERVIRIKSHFAVSNFSVGQFDIPPLILLLLIFLFMEISLRWTLLREII, encoded by the coding sequence ATGATATTGAACGTCCAACATATCTGGATATTACTACTAATCCCAGTAGTTCTGGGGGTGTTGTGGTTTCGGAGCAAGCATGCGGCCTCGCTGAATATCACCTGGCGCGTCCACCTGTTGCAAAAGACATGGAGACTCCGGCTCCGGCGCATTCTTCCCTGGCTCCGTATGACAAGTTTGATACTGATAGTAATAGCTGCTGCGGGGCCGTTTCATTGGCGGGACTTCGGTTCGATTCCAGTAGAGGGAGTAGCCATCGAACTCGTCGTTGATCGTTCAGGAAGCATGCTGGAGGACGACTACTACCATGATGGTGAAAGAGTCACGCGTCTTGAAGCCGTTAGTACGGCGGCGGCTCAGTTCGTTTTCGGCGACAGCGAGAATGGTGTAGGCCGATCAGACTCAATTGGACTTGTTACCTTTGCCGCACTCGCCGAAATTGCCTGCCCGTTGACGCTCGACCACGAAGCAGTCGTCGCCGAACTAGAACGCACAGAGCCAGCCGCAGATTATCGCGAAGATGGAACCGCCATCGGCGACAGTTGGACATTGGCTATTTCGGAGTTGAGACGAATCGACGAGATTTCTCCTTACCCAGTGAGTAAAACGATAATCCTGTTGACAGACGGCCAACAAAACTCCGGACGACTTTCACCGGAGCGAGCGGCAGCGTTTGCCCGCCATTTTGGGATTAAAACTTATGTCATCGGATTAGAACCTCAGTCAATTCAAGCCGAAGTTGCAAGAAAACGGATCGAAGAAGAACGAAATCGACTGGAAGATCTTGCTCGATCTACAGGGGGGCAGTTCTTCCACGTAACACAGTTATCGTCACTTGAAGAGGCCTACCGAGATATCTACGAACAGGAACGAACACTTGTCGGTGAGAGAGTAATACGAATTAAGAGTCATTTCGCCGTATCCAATTTCTCAGTGGGACAATTCGATATTCCTCCGCTGATTCTGCTGTTGCTTATTTTTCTCTTCATGGAAATCAGTCTGCGTTGGACTCTACTCAGAGAAATTATTTAA
- a CDS encoding vWA domain-containing protein — MIQLPSINSYYIEHPERLLGMALLAALVLIGMARMVWWRRWINHRWYKASNLFISRSSGRRQLLIISCQGLGVLLVAAAYLDVRLSTGLNQVIQTNGQTVFLLDRSRSMEGEDLGSSRTEAATYLIENLLDSSAGSPVALVGFAGNARVETPLTRDYESVLNHLHTTSDSQLIEGSLISEAVRLAVDCFAARFAGPKRLIVLTDGEFGPHESVVPPRLPTDTDVIILGLGNMKEGARIPVIEGDRTGYLKHADQVVWTRMNPQRLQSLADSMGGEFLPIRTEIALDNAIETISKRFDTKESLQKIPHSLPVYTPLLLVVLFLLLLENLLPLSLFKNTNESDRIVKNNKVFTLLILFSALVSIGADQVFNEEADSYSQYELSKLFNKGVAAYQREEWDSSSELFTTVQSHAKGQLRTQAAYNLANTLYQQVIQSGLSRQTSLSKLSQAIEIYRENIHRNVRIEDSRLNLELAYELKKQIENQASNSPSSQRNNEKPPTPARDDQSNDDPNRDNQTDSRDNNSPYTNSSQSKKPDSGSSHRDSQNQSLRGSNQGRPLPNQTSSGNSPAPLTNEEAERELETARQNATHRIGSSTAVPSQQPPLFPW; from the coding sequence ATGATTCAATTACCGTCTATCAATTCCTATTACATTGAACATCCCGAGCGATTGCTTGGAATGGCTCTGCTTGCTGCGCTGGTCCTGATTGGTATGGCAAGAATGGTCTGGTGGCGTCGGTGGATCAATCACCGTTGGTATAAAGCGTCCAATCTTTTCATTTCGCGGTCAAGTGGTCGTCGTCAGCTCCTGATCATTAGCTGTCAGGGATTAGGAGTATTGTTGGTTGCTGCGGCCTACCTTGATGTTCGGTTGAGCACAGGACTTAATCAGGTAATACAAACCAATGGTCAAACGGTCTTCCTGCTGGACCGCTCTCGATCAATGGAGGGGGAGGATCTCGGAAGCTCACGAACGGAGGCCGCCACATACCTGATCGAGAATCTATTGGACTCTTCGGCGGGGTCGCCTGTTGCCTTAGTTGGGTTTGCCGGGAATGCTCGCGTTGAGACCCCATTAACTCGTGATTATGAATCCGTCTTGAACCACCTCCATACAACTTCTGATTCCCAATTGATCGAAGGCAGTCTGATATCCGAAGCAGTTCGTTTGGCTGTAGATTGTTTCGCCGCAAGATTCGCTGGCCCCAAAAGACTGATCGTGCTCACAGATGGAGAATTTGGCCCCCATGAATCTGTAGTGCCACCTCGACTTCCTACGGACACGGACGTAATTATTCTCGGGTTGGGTAACATGAAGGAGGGGGCTCGAATTCCAGTAATAGAAGGAGACCGAACAGGATACCTCAAACATGCCGATCAGGTGGTCTGGACCAGAATGAATCCACAGAGATTACAATCACTAGCAGACAGCATGGGAGGTGAGTTTCTGCCTATCCGTACCGAAATAGCATTAGACAATGCAATCGAAACAATTAGTAAGAGGTTTGACACAAAAGAGTCGCTCCAAAAGATACCTCATTCCTTGCCTGTGTACACGCCACTCCTGTTGGTGGTTCTATTCCTTCTTCTGTTGGAAAACCTTCTACCGCTCTCTCTTTTTAAGAACACGAATGAATCAGATCGTATCGTCAAAAATAATAAGGTATTTACTTTGCTAATCCTATTCTCGGCGCTGGTGAGCATCGGTGCCGATCAAGTCTTTAATGAGGAAGCAGATTCCTATTCTCAGTATGAATTGTCTAAGCTGTTCAACAAAGGAGTTGCTGCCTATCAGAGAGAAGAATGGGACTCGTCGTCCGAACTTTTTACCACGGTTCAGTCACATGCAAAAGGACAATTACGAACGCAAGCAGCGTACAACCTGGCGAACACTTTATATCAGCAAGTGATACAAAGTGGTTTATCGCGACAGACATCTTTGTCAAAGTTGTCTCAGGCTATCGAAATATACCGAGAGAACATCCATCGGAATGTGCGAATAGAGGACTCACGCCTTAACCTGGAACTTGCCTACGAACTAAAAAAGCAGATCGAGAACCAAGCGTCTAATTCACCCTCGAGTCAAAGGAATAACGAAAAGCCTCCCACCCCAGCTCGAGACGATCAGTCAAATGATGATCCAAATCGAGATAATCAAACGGATTCCAGAGACAACAATTCGCCTTACACCAATTCATCTCAGTCAAAGAAACCAGATTCGGGGAGTAGTCATCGCGATTCTCAGAATCAATCGCTAAGAGGCTCTAATCAAGGCCGCCCGCTCCCTAATCAGACTTCATCAGGAAATAGCCCCGCTCCCCTCACTAACGAAGAAGCCGAACGGGAGTTGGAAACGGCCCGTCAAAATGCCACACATCGGATTGGTTCATCCACTGCAGTGCCATCTCAACAGCCTCCTCTGTTCCCCTGGTAG
- a CDS encoding cryptochrome/photolyase family protein yields MSESKKICIVLHRRDLRLGDNSAVVSAIESGRLLIPIFVWNRQESEACDAGSASCWWLHHSLLELGNQYAKQGGELFFFREPTQSVIERLIREHDVEAVYWNRRYEPDAIKQDSGLKKSLKDAGIEVHSFNGSLLREPWEVETKQGDPYQVFTPFWKNVLASIDPDKPLSAPEAISFEKVRIESCKLDDFNLLPKLDWADSFHEYWTPGEQGAHESLSNFIRNGIDDYKGERDFPAKSGTSRMSPHLHFGEISPRQICHAVQVHLNRKRKDNGQPGADTYLSEIGWREFGYHILYHFPHTTEKSLKPKFDDFPWDNNAKDLKKWQQGMTGYPIVDAGMRELWETGWMHNRVRMIVGSFLAKDLLQNWKSGAEWFWDTLVDADLANNTLGWQWVAGSGADASPYFRVFNPVLQGERYDPSGKYIRQWIPELSELPDKWIHKPWEAPKDVLKDAGISLGETYPEPLVDHQEAREAALAIYEKIK; encoded by the coding sequence ATGTCTGAGTCGAAAAAAATCTGTATCGTATTACATAGGAGGGACTTACGGCTTGGGGATAATTCGGCCGTCGTCTCTGCAATTGAATCGGGTCGGCTACTTATTCCCATTTTTGTGTGGAACCGCCAAGAATCAGAGGCGTGCGATGCGGGTTCAGCGAGTTGCTGGTGGCTCCACCATTCTTTGTTGGAGCTTGGGAATCAGTACGCGAAGCAGGGTGGAGAATTGTTCTTCTTTAGAGAGCCGACTCAGTCTGTCATCGAACGGTTGATTAGAGAGCACGATGTGGAGGCTGTTTACTGGAATCGTCGTTACGAGCCTGACGCTATCAAGCAAGACTCTGGACTGAAAAAGTCGCTGAAAGACGCCGGAATTGAAGTCCACAGTTTCAATGGCAGTCTGCTACGTGAACCATGGGAAGTTGAAACGAAACAAGGTGATCCGTATCAGGTCTTCACGCCTTTTTGGAAGAATGTTCTCGCCAGTATTGATCCGGACAAACCGCTCTCTGCACCGGAAGCCATTTCATTTGAGAAGGTAAGAATCGAATCCTGCAAGCTTGATGATTTTAATTTGTTACCGAAACTCGATTGGGCGGACTCGTTTCATGAATACTGGACACCCGGGGAACAGGGAGCACATGAAAGCCTGAGTAATTTCATTCGAAACGGCATCGACGATTACAAAGGAGAACGAGACTTTCCTGCGAAGAGCGGAACCTCGCGGATGTCTCCTCACCTGCACTTTGGTGAGATCAGCCCACGACAGATCTGTCATGCGGTGCAAGTTCACCTTAACCGGAAACGGAAAGATAACGGACAACCCGGAGCCGATACTTACCTCAGTGAGATAGGTTGGCGGGAATTTGGTTACCACATTCTGTATCACTTTCCCCACACGACGGAAAAATCGCTTAAACCCAAGTTCGATGACTTCCCCTGGGATAATAATGCGAAAGATCTCAAGAAATGGCAGCAGGGAATGACTGGGTATCCAATCGTCGATGCCGGGATGCGCGAGTTATGGGAAACAGGTTGGATGCATAACCGAGTGAGGATGATTGTGGGTTCGTTTTTGGCGAAAGATCTTCTCCAGAACTGGAAATCAGGAGCGGAATGGTTCTGGGACACGCTTGTTGATGCGGACTTAGCGAACAATACGCTGGGTTGGCAATGGGTCGCTGGCAGCGGTGCGGATGCATCCCCCTATTTCCGTGTCTTCAACCCGGTCCTTCAGGGAGAGCGGTATGATCCAAGTGGAAAGTACATACGACAGTGGATTCCTGAACTCAGTGAATTACCTGACAAATGGATTCATAAACCTTGGGAGGCGCCGAAAGATGTCTTGAAAGATGCTGGGATCTCGTTAGGAGAAACCTACCCCGAGCCACTCGTCGATCATCAGGAGGCCCGTGAAGCGGCACTGGCGATTTACGAGAAAATTAAATGA
- a CDS encoding sigma-70 family RNA polymerase sigma factor: MHITLEKNDLHDSEAVSENWSASDETIIYDPAVEKMLMQEIGYIYDDEFEKLSLTKIKSELSKTDLYEGIDGSAVASPDFPSYLAALYDIPLLTVDGERVLFRAMNYYLHLANQKRSSLNSRRYTKRQIVRIQEHLQTASDLRQQIVKSNLRLVVSIARKYSQNPHQLEEMICEGNFILLKAVDKFDYALGYRFSTYVTHSVQRHLFRFMKKRQRIRTNEVDFPDSRSYENLGIEEAEDSLLEATRSAHNLMDCMKDVLDDREQFLIRERFGFDGDGKTRTLKSLAGDMGICKERVRQLLNKALNKLNEFAAENPNVINPL; encoded by the coding sequence ATGCACATTACACTCGAAAAGAACGATTTGCACGATTCCGAGGCGGTTAGTGAAAACTGGTCAGCTTCGGATGAGACTATTATTTACGACCCTGCAGTTGAAAAAATGCTGATGCAGGAGATCGGCTATATTTATGATGATGAGTTTGAGAAGCTCTCGCTAACCAAAATCAAATCCGAGTTGAGTAAGACTGACTTATACGAAGGAATTGATGGTTCAGCAGTTGCCTCGCCTGATTTCCCATCTTATCTGGCTGCGTTGTACGATATTCCATTACTAACTGTAGATGGAGAACGTGTCCTGTTCCGTGCCATGAACTATTATCTTCATCTTGCTAACCAGAAGCGTTCATCACTCAATTCTCGACGCTATACCAAACGCCAGATTGTTCGGATTCAAGAGCATCTGCAAACAGCCTCCGACCTTCGACAACAGATCGTTAAATCCAATTTACGACTGGTCGTTTCGATTGCCAGAAAGTATTCACAAAATCCTCATCAGCTTGAGGAGATGATATGTGAAGGCAATTTCATTTTGCTGAAAGCGGTCGATAAGTTCGACTATGCCTTAGGATATCGATTCAGCACCTACGTAACCCATTCCGTGCAGAGACATTTATTTCGATTCATGAAAAAGCGACAGCGGATTCGAACAAATGAAGTCGATTTCCCTGACTCACGCTCTTACGAGAATCTGGGGATTGAGGAGGCTGAAGACTCCTTATTGGAAGCGACCCGTTCCGCACACAACCTGATGGATTGCATGAAAGATGTGCTGGATGATCGTGAACAGTTTTTGATCCGAGAGCGATTTGGCTTTGACGGAGATGGAAAAACTCGAACACTGAAAAGCTTGGCTGGAGATATGGGAATCTGTAAAGAGCGTGTTCGACAATTACTCAACAAAGCGCTCAACAAACTGAATGAATTTGCTGCCGAGAATCCTAACGTTATCAACCCTCTATAA
- a CDS encoding thiol-disulfide oxidoreductase DCC family protein, protein MNAKQRIESTPVQIDCKSSGSSDNPNTDHRLAIFYDGDCPLCRREIEMIQRKDKEEKLCFVNIAASEFKAEDFDKTRQQLMAELHARKANGEWIKGVEAFRQMYTLIGWKGIVRVSRLPIIEPLLNWAYRIFARNRLSLTGRRGACNEDLCQRD, encoded by the coding sequence ATGAATGCGAAACAACGAATTGAATCTACTCCGGTCCAAATCGATTGCAAGTCCTCAGGCTCCTCTGATAATCCCAACACCGATCACCGGCTCGCGATTTTCTATGATGGCGATTGCCCATTATGTCGCCGCGAGATTGAAATGATTCAACGGAAGGACAAGGAGGAGAAGTTGTGCTTCGTAAATATTGCAGCGTCTGAATTCAAAGCGGAAGATTTTGATAAAACCCGCCAGCAACTGATGGCAGAATTACACGCGCGAAAAGCAAACGGTGAGTGGATTAAAGGCGTCGAAGCATTCCGCCAAATGTATACGTTAATCGGTTGGAAAGGGATCGTCAGAGTTTCTCGGCTCCCTATTATTGAACCGCTGCTGAACTGGGCTTATAGAATCTTTGCCCGGAATCGCCTATCTCTAACGGGACGACGTGGCGCATGCAATGAAGATCTCTGTCAACGCGATTAA
- a CDS encoding SDR family oxidoreductase — MEYLLLSGASGLLGTYLMHDLMGRGVKLAVLVRSNRMASAAQRVETQLAFWEKQLGHTLPRPVILEGDLSSSTLNMSEADLKWVENNCKAFMHNAASLTFYAKDEVGEPWKSNREGTRNVLAFCKERGIREFHHVSTAYVCGKRRGELIRETDVDVGQEPGNDYERSKLDSELMVRSADFIDSLTVYRPAIIVGDAKTGYTTTYHGFYVPLKLIATLLSKVAAGSASQEMIKAGIRMGSVRLQQALNVTGDEQKNFVPVDWVSACMTEIYCNQANHGQTYHLTPRNTVPVTIFQKVWEEIFFEFNELPKGENSDATINFDEFESYFVNQMKTYQSYWGDDPQFDYSNLDKACPNLPCPTIDEEMMRNLCRFAIKDNFGWPKPPVVKPEATVNSYMENKFPEASPSGNTEQHNYSLCVSGEGGGDWVIRVEGGTIISAERGTGSKSEGNLCLNMHTFLRLTQKEVTVEETIQTGQLLVEGSETNDAVNLLKQLIEEDSSLTANRSQSVTMHT; from the coding sequence ATGGAATATCTACTCCTTTCGGGTGCATCTGGACTGCTGGGAACGTATTTGATGCACGACCTGATGGGTCGTGGGGTCAAACTTGCGGTACTGGTTCGTTCCAATCGAATGGCCTCCGCAGCCCAACGTGTGGAAACTCAACTCGCGTTTTGGGAAAAGCAGCTGGGTCATACATTGCCGCGCCCCGTGATATTAGAGGGTGATCTCTCGTCATCGACATTAAATATGTCGGAGGCCGACCTGAAGTGGGTGGAGAACAACTGCAAGGCATTCATGCACAATGCTGCGAGCCTGACCTTCTACGCAAAAGATGAAGTCGGTGAGCCCTGGAAATCCAACAGAGAGGGAACTCGCAATGTACTCGCCTTCTGCAAAGAGCGTGGCATCCGAGAGTTCCATCACGTTTCCACTGCTTACGTTTGTGGAAAACGTCGGGGCGAATTAATTCGAGAGACCGACGTTGATGTCGGTCAGGAACCGGGTAACGATTACGAACGAAGTAAACTCGATTCGGAATTAATGGTACGTAGCGCCGACTTTATCGATTCGCTTACCGTTTATCGTCCGGCCATTATCGTCGGTGATGCCAAAACGGGATATACCACGACCTATCACGGTTTTTACGTTCCGCTCAAACTGATCGCGACCTTGCTTTCCAAAGTCGCTGCAGGAAGCGCGTCTCAGGAAATGATCAAAGCGGGTATCCGCATGGGAAGCGTGCGTCTGCAACAGGCATTAAATGTTACCGGCGACGAACAGAAAAACTTCGTTCCGGTCGACTGGGTTTCTGCTTGCATGACCGAAATCTACTGCAATCAGGCAAATCATGGCCAGACATATCATCTGACTCCGCGGAATACCGTTCCTGTAACGATTTTCCAAAAGGTCTGGGAAGAGATCTTCTTCGAGTTCAATGAACTCCCTAAGGGTGAAAACAGCGACGCGACGATTAACTTCGATGAGTTCGAAAGTTACTTCGTCAATCAAATGAAAACATATCAGTCTTACTGGGGTGACGATCCTCAATTCGACTATAGCAACCTGGATAAAGCCTGCCCCAACCTGCCCTGCCCGACGATCGATGAAGAGATGATGAGGAATCTCTGTCGGTTCGCCATCAAGGACAACTTTGGCTGGCCGAAACCCCCCGTCGTTAAACCGGAAGCAACTGTGAACAGCTATATGGAAAACAAATTTCCAGAAGCCTCACCGTCCGGTAATACCGAACAGCACAATTACTCTCTTTGTGTCAGTGGCGAAGGGGGAGGTGATTGGGTGATCCGGGTAGAAGGTGGCACGATTATATCGGCTGAACGGGGAACAGGTTCAAAAAGCGAGGGGAATCTATGCCTGAACATGCACACGTTCCTACGTCTCACCCAAAAAGAAGTTACAGTTGAAGAAACCATTCAGACTGGACAGTTGCTCGTGGAAGGTTCCGAGACCAACGATGCCGTCAATCTACTGAAACAGTTAATTGAAGAAGACTCTTCTCTTACGGCAAATCGTTCTCAGTCTGTCACGATGCATACTTGA